A genomic segment from Amycolatopsis camponoti encodes:
- a CDS encoding ABC transporter ATP-binding protein, whose product MTIEFRDVTKQYPDGTVAVDKLNLTVEDGTITVFVGPSGCGKTTSLRMINRMIEPTGGQVLLDGKDVAEGDPALLRRGIGYVIQHAGLFPHRTVLDNIATVPLLSGWDKAKARKRAAELLETIGLPVEVGKRYPAQLSGGQQQRVGVARALAADSPVLLMDEPFSAVDPIVREDLQNELLRLQSQLGKTIVFVTHDIDEAVRLGDKVAVMRVGGKLAQYGTPADVLRHPVDDFVASFVGRDRGYRGLSFLSAEGVEVKEIELVEIGSPVAASDGWRLGVNTDKQPRGWLRPNSTVDGALSEDDLVAGGSLWVHGTPIRGALDAALSSPASLGVVVDEDHRVLGGVVARQVLDVIEATPQAS is encoded by the coding sequence GTGACCATCGAATTCCGCGACGTGACCAAGCAGTATCCCGATGGGACGGTCGCCGTCGACAAGCTGAACCTGACGGTCGAGGACGGCACGATCACCGTGTTCGTCGGCCCGTCCGGCTGCGGCAAGACGACGTCGCTGCGGATGATCAACCGGATGATCGAGCCCACCGGCGGCCAGGTGCTGCTCGACGGCAAGGACGTCGCCGAGGGCGACCCGGCGCTACTGCGCCGCGGCATCGGCTACGTCATCCAGCACGCCGGGCTCTTTCCACATAGGACGGTCCTGGACAACATCGCCACCGTGCCCCTGCTGTCCGGCTGGGACAAGGCGAAGGCGCGCAAGCGGGCGGCCGAGCTGCTCGAGACCATCGGCCTGCCGGTCGAGGTCGGCAAGCGGTACCCGGCCCAGCTCTCGGGTGGCCAGCAGCAGCGCGTCGGCGTCGCCCGCGCGCTCGCCGCGGACTCGCCGGTGCTGCTGATGGACGAGCCGTTCTCCGCGGTCGACCCGATCGTGCGCGAGGACCTGCAGAACGAGCTGCTGCGGCTGCAGTCGCAGCTGGGCAAGACCATCGTGTTCGTCACCCACGACATCGACGAGGCCGTCCGGCTCGGCGACAAGGTCGCGGTGATGCGCGTCGGCGGCAAGCTCGCCCAGTACGGCACCCCCGCCGACGTCCTGCGCCACCCGGTGGACGACTTCGTCGCGTCGTTCGTCGGCCGCGACCGCGGCTACCGCGGCCTGTCCTTCCTCTCCGCCGAGGGCGTCGAGGTCAAGGAGATCGAGCTGGTCGAGATCGGCTCCCCGGTCGCCGCGAGCGACGGCTGGCGGCTGGGTGTCAACACCGACAAGCAACCCCGCGGCTGGCTGCGCCCGAACTCCACAGTGGACGGCGCACTGTCCGAAGACGACCTCGTCGCCGGTGGTTCCCTGTGGGTCCACGGGACGCCGATCCGCGGCGCGCTCGACGCCGCGCTGTCCTCGCCCGCCAGTCTCGGCGTGGTCGTCGACGAAGACCACCGTGTGCTTGGTGGCGTCGTCGCGAGACAGGTATTGGACGTGATCGAGGCGACGCCCCAGGCGTCATGA
- a CDS encoding ABC transporter permease has protein sequence MSFFDELGQYLSSANTRVEILGDLGDHIYLALLPLVLGIVLAIAAGWLGHRWRPARQVLMVLANLLYTIPSLALFVVIPGLIGSKILDSVNVVVALTIYTTALLVRPVLDALDAVAPSVIAAATAVGYKPVRKFFAVELPLSVPVLAAGVRVASVSNISLVSVGALIGTGGLGVLFTDGFQREYFSPIVVGIVLTLLLALVVDLVLVGIRNLLTLWERVAVA, from the coding sequence ATGAGCTTCTTCGACGAGCTCGGGCAGTACCTGAGCAGCGCGAACACGCGCGTCGAAATCCTCGGTGACCTGGGCGACCACATCTACCTGGCCCTGCTCCCGCTGGTCCTGGGCATCGTCCTCGCGATCGCGGCGGGCTGGCTCGGCCACCGCTGGCGGCCCGCCCGGCAGGTGCTGATGGTGCTGGCCAACCTGCTCTACACGATCCCGTCGCTGGCGCTGTTCGTCGTCATCCCCGGCCTGATCGGGTCGAAGATCCTCGACAGCGTCAACGTCGTCGTCGCGCTGACGATCTACACCACGGCGCTGCTGGTCCGCCCGGTCCTCGACGCGCTCGACGCGGTGGCGCCGTCGGTGATCGCCGCCGCCACCGCCGTCGGGTACAAGCCGGTGCGCAAGTTCTTCGCCGTCGAGCTTCCGCTGTCCGTGCCGGTCCTCGCGGCCGGCGTGCGGGTGGCGTCGGTGAGCAACATCAGCCTGGTCAGCGTCGGTGCGCTGATCGGCACCGGCGGCCTCGGTGTCCTGTTCACCGACGGCTTCCAGCGTGAGTACTTCTCGCCGATCGTCGTCGGCATCGTGCTGACGCTCCTGCTCGCGCTGGTCGTCGACCTGGTCCTGGTGGGGATCCGGAACCTGCTGACGCTGTGGGAAAGGGTGGCTGTCGCATGA
- a CDS encoding ABC transporter permease: MITDLFHWFGDPAHWSGPDGVPQRLLEHLGYVLLSLVIALVIAVPLGLFVGHTGRGGVALVSAGNAIRALPTLGLVTFLFLLFTESVTSTIIGLVVLAVPPILAGTYAGLQATDHGVVDAAEGVGMTGWQRLWKVEVPISLPLVLGGIRNAVLQLVATAAVAAYVGLGGLGRFLLDGLAILDYSEVIAGALLTTLLAIVLDLLFSLLNRALVPRGVRLAAAVKKVTA; this comes from the coding sequence ATGATCACCGACCTCTTCCACTGGTTCGGCGACCCGGCGCACTGGTCGGGCCCGGACGGCGTCCCGCAGCGGCTGCTGGAACACCTGGGCTACGTCTTGCTGTCCTTGGTGATCGCGTTGGTCATCGCTGTCCCGCTGGGACTGTTCGTCGGGCACACCGGACGCGGCGGTGTCGCGTTGGTGAGCGCGGGCAACGCGATCCGCGCGCTGCCGACGCTGGGGCTCGTGACGTTCCTGTTCCTGCTCTTCACCGAAAGCGTCACGTCGACGATCATCGGGCTCGTCGTGCTGGCCGTGCCGCCGATCCTGGCCGGCACGTACGCCGGGCTGCAGGCGACCGACCACGGCGTGGTCGACGCCGCCGAGGGCGTCGGGATGACCGGCTGGCAGCGGCTCTGGAAGGTCGAGGTCCCGATCTCGCTGCCGCTCGTGCTCGGCGGCATCCGCAACGCCGTGCTCCAGCTCGTGGCGACGGCCGCGGTGGCCGCGTACGTCGGACTCGGTGGCCTGGGCCGGTTCCTGCTCGACGGACTGGCCATTTTGGACTATTCCGAGGTGATCGCGGGCGCGTTGCTGACGACGTTGCTCGCCATCGTCCTGGATCTGCTCTTTTCGTTGCTGAACCGGGCTTTGGTGCCGCGGGGCGTCCGGCTCGCGGCGGCCGTGAAGAAGGTGACGGCGTGA
- a CDS encoding ABC transporter substrate-binding protein, with amino-acid sequence MKRLVVVLALVLAAGCGNPLAGGGEGGASGDIIIGASDVGESLLLAQIYAGALRNAGATNVTVRPPVGSREVVVKALQDKSLSVVPDYSGNLLRYFDKETSATTSQDVYAQLKQKIPAGFEVLDQAPAEDKDLLVVGAQLAASGVKTFSDLGKRCGELVFGGPGQWSSRWKDQIKKLYGCEFKEIRTTDTGGPVTVAALKSGDVQVADLFSTSSTIAANGFVPLVDDKNMFPAQNIVPLVARGTLSPSEVAALNRVSAALTTEQLTELNVEFTEKKRNPLDIAEDFLARNNLKS; translated from the coding sequence GTGAAACGGCTGGTCGTGGTGCTTGCTCTGGTCCTGGCCGCCGGGTGCGGCAACCCGCTGGCGGGCGGCGGCGAGGGCGGCGCGTCCGGTGACATCATCATCGGCGCGTCCGACGTCGGGGAAAGCCTGCTGCTGGCCCAGATCTACGCCGGCGCGCTTCGCAACGCCGGCGCCACGAACGTGACGGTGCGGCCGCCGGTCGGCAGCCGCGAGGTCGTCGTCAAGGCGCTGCAGGACAAGTCGCTGTCGGTGGTGCCGGACTACAGCGGGAACCTGTTGCGCTACTTCGACAAGGAGACGTCCGCGACGACGTCCCAGGACGTCTACGCGCAGCTGAAGCAGAAGATCCCGGCCGGATTCGAGGTCCTGGACCAGGCGCCGGCCGAGGACAAGGACCTCTTGGTCGTCGGGGCGCAGCTGGCGGCCTCGGGCGTCAAGACGTTCTCCGACCTGGGGAAGCGCTGCGGCGAGCTGGTGTTCGGCGGGCCGGGCCAGTGGAGCAGCCGCTGGAAGGACCAGATCAAGAAGCTGTACGGCTGCGAGTTCAAGGAGATCCGCACGACCGACACGGGCGGGCCGGTGACGGTGGCGGCGCTGAAGTCGGGCGACGTCCAGGTGGCGGACCTGTTCAGCACGTCGTCGACGATCGCGGCGAACGGGTTCGTGCCGCTGGTCGACGACAAGAACATGTTCCCGGCGCAGAACATCGTCCCCCTGGTGGCGCGCGGAACGCTGTCCCCGTCCGAAGTGGCCGCGCTGAACCGCGTCTCGGCGGCGCTGACGACCGAGCAGCTGACCGAGCTGAACGTCGAGTTCACCGAGAAGAAGCGCAACCCGCTGGACATCGCCGAGGACTTCCTGGCGCGCAACAACCTGAAGTCCTAG
- a CDS encoding LysE family translocator, with the protein MPVDPHLLLAFVLTTIVAMVTPGPDMLFILGCGMRGGPKAGLLATAGVATSEAIHVAVAAAGLAALFAAVPVAFTVVRITGAAYLIYLGVQAIRNRKPLVERKSDRAYLSGLLTNLLNPKMVTFTIAFLPQFIDPARGHVALQFAVLGAIMIVFEFLVDGAVGVLAGRVGGWVRRKKNQRRIEVATGGIFIGLGVKLALD; encoded by the coding sequence ATGCCGGTCGACCCGCACCTCCTCCTGGCCTTCGTCCTCACCACCATCGTCGCGATGGTCACCCCGGGCCCGGACATGCTCTTCATCCTCGGCTGCGGCATGCGCGGCGGCCCGAAAGCCGGGTTGCTCGCCACCGCCGGGGTCGCCACCAGTGAAGCCATCCACGTCGCCGTCGCCGCCGCCGGCCTCGCCGCTCTCTTCGCCGCCGTTCCCGTCGCCTTCACCGTCGTCCGGATCACCGGGGCCGCTTATCTCATCTACCTCGGCGTGCAAGCCATCCGGAACCGGAAGCCGCTCGTCGAGCGGAAGAGCGACCGCGCCTACCTCAGCGGCCTGCTGACCAACCTGCTCAACCCGAAGATGGTCACCTTCACCATCGCCTTCCTCCCGCAGTTCATCGACCCCGCGCGAGGGCACGTGGCCCTGCAGTTCGCGGTCCTCGGCGCCATCATGATCGTGTTCGAGTTCCTCGTCGACGGCGCCGTCGGGGTGCTCGCCGGCCGCGTCGGCGGGTGGGTGCGCCGGAAGAAGAACCAGCGGCGCATCGAGGTCGCCACCGGGGGCATCTTCATCGGGCTCGGCGTCAAGCTCGCCCTGGACTAG
- a CDS encoding class I SAM-dependent methyltransferase: MGCVATDYDTFAEAYAAENETSLQNAYYTLPAVLDLAGNVAGRRVLDAGCGSGPLAAALRERGAAVSGFDASAKMVELARRRLGPDADLRVADLGEPLPYPDGAFDDVVAALVLHYLEDWTAPLGELRRVLTPGGRLIAAVNHPFLYKLIHPEGDYFATVRWSEEYTFDGRETVLTYWHRPLHAMTDAFTAAGFRTAVVSEPPFAPEARDLFPDELAGFPSGAFLGFLFFVLEAA, from the coding sequence ATGGGGTGCGTGGCCACTGACTACGACACCTTCGCCGAGGCGTATGCCGCCGAGAACGAGACCAGTCTGCAGAACGCCTATTACACGCTGCCCGCCGTCCTGGACCTGGCCGGGAACGTCGCCGGGCGGCGGGTCCTCGACGCCGGCTGTGGCTCCGGGCCCCTCGCCGCCGCACTGCGGGAGCGGGGCGCCGCCGTGTCCGGCTTCGACGCCAGCGCCAAGATGGTCGAGCTGGCCCGTCGGCGTCTCGGACCCGATGCCGACCTCCGCGTCGCCGACCTGGGCGAACCCCTGCCTTACCCCGACGGCGCCTTCGACGACGTCGTCGCGGCCCTCGTCCTGCACTACCTCGAGGACTGGACCGCGCCGCTCGGCGAGCTGCGGCGCGTGCTCACGCCCGGCGGCCGGCTGATCGCGGCCGTCAACCACCCGTTCCTCTACAAGCTCATCCATCCCGAAGGTGACTATTTCGCGACCGTCCGGTGGTCCGAGGAGTACACCTTCGACGGCCGGGAGACCGTCCTGACCTACTGGCACCGGCCGCTGCACGCGATGACCGACGCCTTCACCGCGGCCGGCTTCCGCACCGCCGTCGTCAGCGAACCGCCGTTCGCGCCGGAGGCCCGGGACCTGTTCCCCGACGAACTCGCGGGATTCCCATCGGGGGCCTTCCTGGGCTTCCTGTTCTTCGTCCTCGAGGCCGCCTAA